One part of the Edaphobacter acidisoli genome encodes these proteins:
- a CDS encoding DUF4262 domain-containing protein: MTNRLAELSALHHKFESFEDTLRHIREFGVGIISVAEDDRALGWTYSTGLYDTYGQPEIIVTGFPPNLAKFIINEMGRRYAKGIAAQEDIPTRDLIGNDLSCIFKPVDKVWVNRLMLRTLWFYGSDNFPSLQCICPDFEGLFPWEEGFDERWKSRQALLYPGAPRGKAETQLWNVSGSERSVQ; the protein is encoded by the coding sequence GTGACAAACCGCCTTGCAGAACTCAGCGCCCTCCACCATAAATTTGAATCATTCGAGGACACTCTGCGTCATATCCGCGAGTTCGGCGTCGGCATTATCTCCGTAGCCGAGGATGATCGAGCATTAGGTTGGACGTATTCCACTGGGCTTTACGACACATACGGCCAACCAGAAATTATTGTGACTGGGTTCCCGCCCAATCTCGCGAAGTTCATCATCAATGAAATGGGTAGGCGCTACGCCAAAGGAATTGCTGCCCAAGAGGACATCCCCACGCGTGACCTCATTGGTAATGATCTCAGCTGCATCTTCAAGCCTGTTGACAAAGTCTGGGTCAACCGGCTCATGCTGCGTACACTGTGGTTCTACGGAAGCGACAACTTCCCGAGCCTCCAATGCATCTGCCCTGACTTCGAAGGTCTTTTTCCGTGGGAAGAAGGATTTGATGAACGCTGGAAAAGCCGGCAGGCTCTGCTCTATCCCGGAGCACCACGAGGCAAGGCGGAAACACAATTATGGAACGTAAGTGGCTCTGAAAGATCGGTTCAGTAA